Proteins encoded together in one Chaetodon auriga isolate fChaAug3 chromosome 20, fChaAug3.hap1, whole genome shotgun sequence window:
- the mrtfab gene encoding myocardin related transcription factor Ab isoform X9, with protein sequence MPPLKSPAAFHEQRRSLERARTEDYLKRKIRSRPERSELVRMHILEETSAEPSLQAKQLQLKRARLADDLNDKISHRPGPIELVHKNILSVSCPVHSPLDSPKGAGGESSSLDEDSSDAPSPDQPTNHDSPLSAVPQLSPSDALTQNGDMSPPQVITQSPPPPPPPPPPPPQVNGSDSPLFPKVTNGMMVTSANSRPSAGHVKQSQAKTTSDRPPQRPKKPKDSKPKVKKLKYHQYIPPDQKADKERPPQMDSSYAKLLHQQQLFLQLQILNQQQQHYNYHTILPAPPKPPSEQPPTTNSGPSPSRSVPSTTTPTPSNQSGTARQSQTAVGGAKPSTLPANLDEFKVAELKQELKLRGLTVSGTKNDLIERLRNYQEQNGGATAVLKNGILQPGQQGVNTAANAVTCSPTTTTTPDHQSGEGGFKLALSSLAQVVPGRVMRFGSTSSSPPVSPTPSERSLAGMSPDETSCNGDMFGEMVSSPLTQLTLHPSPQHPSNISPLSQSLSKVKEEIQSSCSLSRPSPAPCQLPEPPPGVATDIMDKDQMLQEKDKQIEELTRMLRQKQRLVETLRSQLEQGKMAGGIVLDKDGSDKSRTSPEVKLQTLIKASAIQPPTLPNGIVVKVKQEVETDQEMEGVAEEAQTKTPAQPMQCSQETLLRLQQIHRLQVQQAEQQKQTLQQGQVQQQKVAEAKSSPQKLQQQKKEAQMLLHQQQQLQQLIIQQTQQKQLQAQQKLAQQKLAQQKLSQQKLVQQNQLKQTQGHQQGQQKTQLQLKQVQVQIQKPAVNQAQQRKPLKAQQRQQQRQQTAAVTTQQVAPVFINQQNGTQIHTQAISLDLLKANGTPTLVTDSNGNHYLIALTSGTTDGQNGVSSLAKTNGRITLQRLQSTPSKLPSTDSQSKEQPEAEPVSQPIRKGQKAGLHVDTNCLPQTSLSVTAPPNLQPFFDDMSDSESQSNFSSLKREEVCPPYDRHTLFTPPSPKTNTSLPPQRSKQENGVNSQQMDDLFDILLRSGEIPGFKANPDPSLAPLHSDPPSPSSPPSPLHLSPPTPTEPLVSPQPAVGESCTGSGRLEDFLESTTGAPLLGMEPDGGLTLIDDFHSQMLSTPSILDHPPSPMDTSDLGFSPHSTGLDFGDPTLDSMDWLDISMVGSSSGGNRGSGAGRGGGGGGGGGPAGDGGTSLAPLAPHTPPSVFSTDFLDSTDLQLHWESCL encoded by the exons CACTGAAGAGCCCGGCGGCCTTTCACGAACAGCGGAGGAGTCTGGAGCGAGCAAGG ACTGAGGACTATCTGAAGAGGAAGATCCGGAGTCGTCCCGAGCGCTCTGAGCTGGTCAGGATGCACATTCTGGAAG AGACGTCTGCAGAGCCGTCCCTGCAGgccaagcagctgcagctgaagcgaGCGCGATTGGCCGACGACCTAAACGACAAGATCTCCCACAGACCAGGTCCCATCGAGCTGGTTCACAAAAACATCCTGTCGGTCAGCTGCCCTGTGCACTCCCCGCTGG aTTCTCCGAAGGGGGCCGGGGGAGAGAGCTCGTCTCTCGATGAAGACAGCAGTGATGCTCCGTCGCCAGACCAGCCAACCAATCACGACTCTCCTCTGAGCGCCGTCCCTCAGCTGTCCCCCTCCGATGCACTCACCCAGAACGGGGACATGTCCCCCCCGCAG GTCATTACACAgtcccctcctccacctcctccaccacctcctcctcctcctcaggtgaaTGGGTCAGACTCCCCCCTATTCCCAAAAGTGACAAATGGGATGATGGTGACCTCAGCAAACTCCCGCCCCTCTGCCGGACATGTCAAG CAGTCTCAGGCTAAGACGACTTCAGACCGTCCTCCGCAGAGACCTAAGAAACCAAAGGACAGCAAACCCAAG gTGAAGAAGCTGAAGTACCACCAGTACATCCCTCCCGACCAGAAGGCAGACAAAGAGCGTCCGCCCCAGATGGACTCGTCTTACGCGaagctcctccaccagcagcagctcttcctgcagctgcagatcctcaaccagcaacagcagcactaCAACTACCACACCATCCTGCCCGCCCCTCCCAA GCCACCAAGTGAGCAGCCTCCCACAACCAATTCTGGCCCTTCCCCCTCCCGCAGCGTTCCTTCGACGACCACCCCGACCCCCTCCAATCAGAGCGGCACTGCCCGGCAGAGCCAAACTGCGGTGGGCGGAGCCAAACCAAGCACTCTGCCGGCCAACCTGGATGAGTTCAAA GTCGCTGAGCTGAAACAGGAACTGAAATTGCGCGGTCTGACCGTCTCAGGCACCAAGAACGACCTCATCGAGAGGCTCCGCAACTACCAGGAGCAAAATGGTGGCGCCACAGCTGTTCTGAAAAATGGCATCTTGCAGCCCGGCCAGCAGGGTGTGAACACAGCTGCTAACGCCGTCACATGTTCTCCAACCACGACTACCACCCCTGACCACCAATCAGGAGAGGGTGGCTTTAAGTTAGCTTTGTCGTCACTGGCTCAGGTGGTTCCAGGGCGGGTCATGAGATTTGGCAGCACCAGCTCCAGCCCTCCGGTGTCCCCAACTCCATCTGAGAGGTCGTTGGCAGGGATGAGTCCAGATGAGACGAGCTGTAACGGAGACATGTTTGGAGAGATG GTGAGCTCACCCCTGACTCAACTCACCCTCCACCCATCTCCTCAGCACCCATCAAACATCTCCCCGCTCTCACAGTCTCTCTCCAAGGTCAAAGAGGAGATCCAGAGCTCATGCAGCCTCTCCAGACCTTCCCCTGCCCCATGTCAGCTTCCAGAGCCCCCGCCTGGAGTCGCCACGGACATTATGGACAAGGACCAGATGCTCCAGGAGAAGGACAAACAGATCGAGGAGTTGACCAGGATGCTGAGGCAGAAACAGAGGCTGGTGGAGACCCTCAGGTCCCAGCTGGAGCAGGGCAAGATGGCAGGTGGAATAGTGTTGGACAAGGACGGAAGCGACAAGAGCAGAACATCTCCAGAGGTCAAGCTTCAAACTCTGATAAAAGCCTCCGCCATTCAGCCCCCCACTCTGCCTAACGGCATCGTAGTGAAGGTGAAGCAGGAGGTGGAGACTGACCAGGAGATGGAAGGAGTAGCAGAGGAGGCCCAGACAAAGACCCCAGCCCAGCCGATGCAGTGCTCTCAGGAGACTCTGCTCCGGCTGCAGCAGATTCATCGGCTGCAGGTTCAGCAAGctgaacagcagaaacagacgcTGCAGCAGGGTCAGGTGCAACAGCAGAAAGTGGCAGAGGCTAAGTCGAGCCCTCAAAaactacagcagcagaagaaagaagCCCAAATGCtgctccatcagcagcagcaactacAGCAACTTATCATACAGCAAACCCAACAGAAACAGCTCCAGGCCCAGCAGAAGTTAGCACAGCAGAAACTCGCCCAACAGAAACTCAGTCAACAGAAGCTGGTGCAGCAGAACCAGCTCAAACAAACTCAAGGGCATCAGCAGGGCCAGCAGAAGACCCAGCTTCAGCTGAAGCAGGTTCAGGTGCAGATCCAGAAGCCTGCAGTGAACCAAGCCCAGCAGAGGAAGCCGCTGAAGGctcagcagcggcagcagcagaggcagcagacgGCAGCGGTCACCACACAGCAG GTGGCTCCGGTCTTCATCAACCAACAGAACGGCACTCAGATCCACACTCAGGCCATTTCTTTAGACCTCCTCAAGGCAAATGGCACGCCAACACTGGTTACCGACAGCAACGGCAACCACTACCTGATCGCTCTCACCAGTGGAACCACAGATGGGCAGAACGGAGTGTCCTCATTGGCCAAAACCAACGGACGCATCACGCTGCAG AGATTGCAGTCAACTCCAAGTAAACTCCCCAGCActgacagccaatcaaaagAGCAGCCAGAGGCCGAGCCTGTGAGCCAACCAATCAGAAAG GGACAGAAGGCGGGACTGCACGTGGACACCAATTGCCTGCCGCAGACCAGCCTGTCAGTCACCGCTCCGCCCAATCTGCAGCCTTTCTTCGACGACATGTCAGACAGTGAAAGCCAAAGCAACTTCTCATCTCTCAAG agagaggaggtgtgtCCGCCTTACGACCGGCACACACTGttcacccctccctctcccaaAACCAACAcctcccttcctcctcagcGCTCCAAA caggagaATGGCGTGAACAGTCAGCAGATGGACGACCTGTTTGACATCCTGCTGAGGAGTGGAG AAATCCCTGGCTTCAAGGCCAACCCGGACCCTTCCCTCGCCCCTCTCCACTCTGACCCGCCCTCCCCATCTTCTCCGCCgtcccccctccacctctcccctccCACCCCTACGGAGCCCCTCGTCTCCCCCCAGCCTGCTGTGGGAGAGTCCTGCACAGGCAGCGGACGCCTGGAAGACTTCCTGGAGAGCACCACGGGCGCCCCGCTGCTGGGCATGGAGCCCGACGGCGGCCTGACGCTGATCGACGACTTTCACAGCCAAATGCTGAGCACGCCCAGCATCCTGGAccaccctccctctcccatGGACACATCCGACCTGGGCTTCTCCCCACATTCTACGGGGCTGGACTTTGGCGACCCCACCCTGGACAGCATGGACTGGCTGGATATCTCCATGGTGGGGAGCTCAAGCGGAGGGAACAGGGGCAGCGGGGcggggagaggtggaggaggaggaggaggaggagggccagCTGGTGACGGGGGGACGAGCCTGGCCCCGCTGGCGCCGCACACTCCGCCGAGCGTCTTCTCGACCGATTTTCTGGACAGCACGGACCTGCAGCTGCACTGGGAGTCGTGTCTGTAG
- the mrtfab gene encoding myocardin related transcription factor Ab isoform X4: MEVTGTPGLAPSPQSEAVTSELQELSLQPAPDPVPLQERKNVLQLKLQQRRTREELVSQGIMPPLKSPAAFHEQRRSLERARTEDYLKRKIRSRPERSELVRMHILEETSAEPSLQAKQLQLKRARLADDLNDKISHRPGPIELVHKNILSVSCPVHSPLDSPKGAGGESSSLDEDSSDAPSPDQPTNHDSPLSAVPQLSPSDALTQNGDMSPPQVITQSPPPPPPPPPPPPQVNGSDSPLFPKVTNGMMVTSANSRPSAGHVKQSQAKTTSDRPPQRPKKPKDSKPKVKKLKYHQYIPPDQKADKERPPQMDSSYAKLLHQQQLFLQLQILNQQQQHYNYHTILPAPPKPPSEQPPTTNSGPSPSRSVPSTTTPTPSNQSGTARQSQTAVGGAKPSTLPANLDEFKVAELKQELKLRGLTVSGTKNDLIERLRNYQEQNGGATAVLKNGILQPGQQGVNTAANAVTCSPTTTTTPDHQSGEGGFKLALSSLAQVVPGRVMRFGSTSSSPPVSPTPSERSLAGMSPDETSCNGDMFGEMVSSPLTQLTLHPSPQHPSNISPLSQSLSKVKEEIQSSCSLSRPSPAPCQLPEPPPGVATDIMDKDQMLQEKDKQIEELTRMLRQKQRLVETLRSQLEQGKMAGGIVLDKDGSDKSRTSPEVKLQTLIKASAIQPPTLPNGIVVKVKQEVETDQEMEGVAEEAQTKTPAQPMQCSQETLLRLQQIHRLQVQQAEQQKQTLQQGQVQQQKVAEAKSSPQKLQQQKKEAQMLLHQQQQLQQLIIQQTQQKQLQAQQKLAQQKLAQQKLSQQKLVQQNQLKQTQGHQQGQQKTQLQLKQVQVQIQKPAVNQAQQRKPLKAQQRQQQRQQTAAVTTQQVAPVFINQQNGTQIHTQAISLDLLKANGTPTLVTDSNGNHYLIALTSGTTDGQNGVSSLAKTNGRITLQRLQSTPSKLPSTDSQSKEQPEAEPVSQPIRKGQKAGLHVDTNCLPQTSLSVTAPPNLQPFFDDMSDSESQSNFSSLKREEVCPPYDRHTLFTPPSPKTNTSLPPQRSKQENGVNSQQMDDLFDILLRSGEIPGFKANPDPSLAPLHSDPPSPSSPPSPLHLSPPTPTEPLVSPQPAVGESCTGSGRLEDFLESTTGAPLLGMEPDGGLTLIDDFHSQMLSTPSILDHPPSPMDTSDLGFSPHSTGLDFGDPTLDSMDWLDISMVGSSSGGNRGSGAGRGGGGGGGGGPAGDGGTSLAPLAPHTPPSVFSTDFLDSTDLQLHWESCL, translated from the exons CACTGAAGAGCCCGGCGGCCTTTCACGAACAGCGGAGGAGTCTGGAGCGAGCAAGG ACTGAGGACTATCTGAAGAGGAAGATCCGGAGTCGTCCCGAGCGCTCTGAGCTGGTCAGGATGCACATTCTGGAAG AGACGTCTGCAGAGCCGTCCCTGCAGgccaagcagctgcagctgaagcgaGCGCGATTGGCCGACGACCTAAACGACAAGATCTCCCACAGACCAGGTCCCATCGAGCTGGTTCACAAAAACATCCTGTCGGTCAGCTGCCCTGTGCACTCCCCGCTGG aTTCTCCGAAGGGGGCCGGGGGAGAGAGCTCGTCTCTCGATGAAGACAGCAGTGATGCTCCGTCGCCAGACCAGCCAACCAATCACGACTCTCCTCTGAGCGCCGTCCCTCAGCTGTCCCCCTCCGATGCACTCACCCAGAACGGGGACATGTCCCCCCCGCAG GTCATTACACAgtcccctcctccacctcctccaccacctcctcctcctcctcaggtgaaTGGGTCAGACTCCCCCCTATTCCCAAAAGTGACAAATGGGATGATGGTGACCTCAGCAAACTCCCGCCCCTCTGCCGGACATGTCAAG CAGTCTCAGGCTAAGACGACTTCAGACCGTCCTCCGCAGAGACCTAAGAAACCAAAGGACAGCAAACCCAAG gTGAAGAAGCTGAAGTACCACCAGTACATCCCTCCCGACCAGAAGGCAGACAAAGAGCGTCCGCCCCAGATGGACTCGTCTTACGCGaagctcctccaccagcagcagctcttcctgcagctgcagatcctcaaccagcaacagcagcactaCAACTACCACACCATCCTGCCCGCCCCTCCCAA GCCACCAAGTGAGCAGCCTCCCACAACCAATTCTGGCCCTTCCCCCTCCCGCAGCGTTCCTTCGACGACCACCCCGACCCCCTCCAATCAGAGCGGCACTGCCCGGCAGAGCCAAACTGCGGTGGGCGGAGCCAAACCAAGCACTCTGCCGGCCAACCTGGATGAGTTCAAA GTCGCTGAGCTGAAACAGGAACTGAAATTGCGCGGTCTGACCGTCTCAGGCACCAAGAACGACCTCATCGAGAGGCTCCGCAACTACCAGGAGCAAAATGGTGGCGCCACAGCTGTTCTGAAAAATGGCATCTTGCAGCCCGGCCAGCAGGGTGTGAACACAGCTGCTAACGCCGTCACATGTTCTCCAACCACGACTACCACCCCTGACCACCAATCAGGAGAGGGTGGCTTTAAGTTAGCTTTGTCGTCACTGGCTCAGGTGGTTCCAGGGCGGGTCATGAGATTTGGCAGCACCAGCTCCAGCCCTCCGGTGTCCCCAACTCCATCTGAGAGGTCGTTGGCAGGGATGAGTCCAGATGAGACGAGCTGTAACGGAGACATGTTTGGAGAGATG GTGAGCTCACCCCTGACTCAACTCACCCTCCACCCATCTCCTCAGCACCCATCAAACATCTCCCCGCTCTCACAGTCTCTCTCCAAGGTCAAAGAGGAGATCCAGAGCTCATGCAGCCTCTCCAGACCTTCCCCTGCCCCATGTCAGCTTCCAGAGCCCCCGCCTGGAGTCGCCACGGACATTATGGACAAGGACCAGATGCTCCAGGAGAAGGACAAACAGATCGAGGAGTTGACCAGGATGCTGAGGCAGAAACAGAGGCTGGTGGAGACCCTCAGGTCCCAGCTGGAGCAGGGCAAGATGGCAGGTGGAATAGTGTTGGACAAGGACGGAAGCGACAAGAGCAGAACATCTCCAGAGGTCAAGCTTCAAACTCTGATAAAAGCCTCCGCCATTCAGCCCCCCACTCTGCCTAACGGCATCGTAGTGAAGGTGAAGCAGGAGGTGGAGACTGACCAGGAGATGGAAGGAGTAGCAGAGGAGGCCCAGACAAAGACCCCAGCCCAGCCGATGCAGTGCTCTCAGGAGACTCTGCTCCGGCTGCAGCAGATTCATCGGCTGCAGGTTCAGCAAGctgaacagcagaaacagacgcTGCAGCAGGGTCAGGTGCAACAGCAGAAAGTGGCAGAGGCTAAGTCGAGCCCTCAAAaactacagcagcagaagaaagaagCCCAAATGCtgctccatcagcagcagcaactacAGCAACTTATCATACAGCAAACCCAACAGAAACAGCTCCAGGCCCAGCAGAAGTTAGCACAGCAGAAACTCGCCCAACAGAAACTCAGTCAACAGAAGCTGGTGCAGCAGAACCAGCTCAAACAAACTCAAGGGCATCAGCAGGGCCAGCAGAAGACCCAGCTTCAGCTGAAGCAGGTTCAGGTGCAGATCCAGAAGCCTGCAGTGAACCAAGCCCAGCAGAGGAAGCCGCTGAAGGctcagcagcggcagcagcagaggcagcagacgGCAGCGGTCACCACACAGCAG GTGGCTCCGGTCTTCATCAACCAACAGAACGGCACTCAGATCCACACTCAGGCCATTTCTTTAGACCTCCTCAAGGCAAATGGCACGCCAACACTGGTTACCGACAGCAACGGCAACCACTACCTGATCGCTCTCACCAGTGGAACCACAGATGGGCAGAACGGAGTGTCCTCATTGGCCAAAACCAACGGACGCATCACGCTGCAG AGATTGCAGTCAACTCCAAGTAAACTCCCCAGCActgacagccaatcaaaagAGCAGCCAGAGGCCGAGCCTGTGAGCCAACCAATCAGAAAG GGACAGAAGGCGGGACTGCACGTGGACACCAATTGCCTGCCGCAGACCAGCCTGTCAGTCACCGCTCCGCCCAATCTGCAGCCTTTCTTCGACGACATGTCAGACAGTGAAAGCCAAAGCAACTTCTCATCTCTCAAG agagaggaggtgtgtCCGCCTTACGACCGGCACACACTGttcacccctccctctcccaaAACCAACAcctcccttcctcctcagcGCTCCAAA caggagaATGGCGTGAACAGTCAGCAGATGGACGACCTGTTTGACATCCTGCTGAGGAGTGGAG AAATCCCTGGCTTCAAGGCCAACCCGGACCCTTCCCTCGCCCCTCTCCACTCTGACCCGCCCTCCCCATCTTCTCCGCCgtcccccctccacctctcccctccCACCCCTACGGAGCCCCTCGTCTCCCCCCAGCCTGCTGTGGGAGAGTCCTGCACAGGCAGCGGACGCCTGGAAGACTTCCTGGAGAGCACCACGGGCGCCCCGCTGCTGGGCATGGAGCCCGACGGCGGCCTGACGCTGATCGACGACTTTCACAGCCAAATGCTGAGCACGCCCAGCATCCTGGAccaccctccctctcccatGGACACATCCGACCTGGGCTTCTCCCCACATTCTACGGGGCTGGACTTTGGCGACCCCACCCTGGACAGCATGGACTGGCTGGATATCTCCATGGTGGGGAGCTCAAGCGGAGGGAACAGGGGCAGCGGGGcggggagaggtggaggaggaggaggaggaggagggccagCTGGTGACGGGGGGACGAGCCTGGCCCCGCTGGCGCCGCACACTCCGCCGAGCGTCTTCTCGACCGATTTTCTGGACAGCACGGACCTGCAGCTGCACTGGGAGTCGTGTCTGTAG
- the mrtfab gene encoding myocardin related transcription factor Ab isoform X2: MIMLDTNHCLSFEPSPLDSPPMGDDMEKARLLMDHDRQVYHSLKEVLQLKLQQRRTREELVSQGIMPPLKSPAAFHEQRRSLERARTEDYLKRKIRSRPERSELVRMHILEETSAEPSLQAKQLQLKRARLADDLNDKISHRPGPIELVHKNILSVSCPVHSPLDSPKGAGGESSSLDEDSSDAPSPDQPTNHDSPLSAVPQLSPSDALTQNGDMSPPQVITQSPPPPPPPPPPPPQVNGSDSPLFPKVTNGMMVTSANSRPSAGHVKSQAKTTSDRPPQRPKKPKDSKPKVKKLKYHQYIPPDQKADKERPPQMDSSYAKLLHQQQLFLQLQILNQQQQHYNYHTILPAPPKPPSEQPPTTNSGPSPSRSVPSTTTPTPSNQSGTARQSQTAVGGAKPSTLPANLDEFKVAELKQELKLRGLTVSGTKNDLIERLRNYQEQNGGATAVLKNGILQPGQQGVNTAANAVTCSPTTTTTPDHQSGEGGFKLALSSLAQVVPGRVMRFGSTSSSPPVSPTPSERSLAGMSPDETSCNGDMFGEMVSSPLTQLTLHPSPQHPSNISPLSQSLSKVKEEIQSSCSLSRPSPAPCQLPEPPPGVATDIMDKDQMLQEKDKQIEELTRMLRQKQRLVETLRSQLEQGKMAGGIVLDKDGSDKSRTSPEVKLQTLIKASAIQPPTLPNGIVVKVKQEVETDQEMEGVAEEAQTKTPAQPMQCSQETLLRLQQIHRLQVQQAEQQKQTLQQGQVQQQKVAEAKSSPQKLQQQKKEAQMLLHQQQQLQQLIIQQTQQKQLQAQQKLAQQKLAQQKLSQQKLVQQNQLKQTQGHQQGQQKTQLQLKQVQVQIQKPAVNQAQQRKPLKAQQRQQQRQQTAAVTTQQVAPVFINQQNGTQIHTQAISLDLLKANGTPTLVTDSNGNHYLIALTSGTTDGQNGVSSLAKTNGRITLQRLQSTPSKLPSTDSQSKEQPEAEPVSQPIRKGQKAGLHVDTNCLPQTSLSVTAPPNLQPFFDDMSDSESQSNFSSLKREEVCPPYDRHTLFTPPSPKTNTSLPPQRSKQENGVNSQQMDDLFDILLRSGEIPGFKANPDPSLAPLHSDPPSPSSPPSPLHLSPPTPTEPLVSPQPAVGESCTGSGRLEDFLESTTGAPLLGMEPDGGLTLIDDFHSQMLSTPSILDHPPSPMDTSDLGFSPHSTGLDFGDPTLDSMDWLDISMVGSSSGGNRGSGAGRGGGGGGGGGPAGDGGTSLAPLAPHTPPSVFSTDFLDSTDLQLHWESCL; the protein is encoded by the exons CACTGAAGAGCCCGGCGGCCTTTCACGAACAGCGGAGGAGTCTGGAGCGAGCAAGG ACTGAGGACTATCTGAAGAGGAAGATCCGGAGTCGTCCCGAGCGCTCTGAGCTGGTCAGGATGCACATTCTGGAAG AGACGTCTGCAGAGCCGTCCCTGCAGgccaagcagctgcagctgaagcgaGCGCGATTGGCCGACGACCTAAACGACAAGATCTCCCACAGACCAGGTCCCATCGAGCTGGTTCACAAAAACATCCTGTCGGTCAGCTGCCCTGTGCACTCCCCGCTGG aTTCTCCGAAGGGGGCCGGGGGAGAGAGCTCGTCTCTCGATGAAGACAGCAGTGATGCTCCGTCGCCAGACCAGCCAACCAATCACGACTCTCCTCTGAGCGCCGTCCCTCAGCTGTCCCCCTCCGATGCACTCACCCAGAACGGGGACATGTCCCCCCCGCAG GTCATTACACAgtcccctcctccacctcctccaccacctcctcctcctcctcaggtgaaTGGGTCAGACTCCCCCCTATTCCCAAAAGTGACAAATGGGATGATGGTGACCTCAGCAAACTCCCGCCCCTCTGCCGGACATGTCAAG TCTCAGGCTAAGACGACTTCAGACCGTCCTCCGCAGAGACCTAAGAAACCAAAGGACAGCAAACCCAAG gTGAAGAAGCTGAAGTACCACCAGTACATCCCTCCCGACCAGAAGGCAGACAAAGAGCGTCCGCCCCAGATGGACTCGTCTTACGCGaagctcctccaccagcagcagctcttcctgcagctgcagatcctcaaccagcaacagcagcactaCAACTACCACACCATCCTGCCCGCCCCTCCCAA GCCACCAAGTGAGCAGCCTCCCACAACCAATTCTGGCCCTTCCCCCTCCCGCAGCGTTCCTTCGACGACCACCCCGACCCCCTCCAATCAGAGCGGCACTGCCCGGCAGAGCCAAACTGCGGTGGGCGGAGCCAAACCAAGCACTCTGCCGGCCAACCTGGATGAGTTCAAA GTCGCTGAGCTGAAACAGGAACTGAAATTGCGCGGTCTGACCGTCTCAGGCACCAAGAACGACCTCATCGAGAGGCTCCGCAACTACCAGGAGCAAAATGGTGGCGCCACAGCTGTTCTGAAAAATGGCATCTTGCAGCCCGGCCAGCAGGGTGTGAACACAGCTGCTAACGCCGTCACATGTTCTCCAACCACGACTACCACCCCTGACCACCAATCAGGAGAGGGTGGCTTTAAGTTAGCTTTGTCGTCACTGGCTCAGGTGGTTCCAGGGCGGGTCATGAGATTTGGCAGCACCAGCTCCAGCCCTCCGGTGTCCCCAACTCCATCTGAGAGGTCGTTGGCAGGGATGAGTCCAGATGAGACGAGCTGTAACGGAGACATGTTTGGAGAGATG GTGAGCTCACCCCTGACTCAACTCACCCTCCACCCATCTCCTCAGCACCCATCAAACATCTCCCCGCTCTCACAGTCTCTCTCCAAGGTCAAAGAGGAGATCCAGAGCTCATGCAGCCTCTCCAGACCTTCCCCTGCCCCATGTCAGCTTCCAGAGCCCCCGCCTGGAGTCGCCACGGACATTATGGACAAGGACCAGATGCTCCAGGAGAAGGACAAACAGATCGAGGAGTTGACCAGGATGCTGAGGCAGAAACAGAGGCTGGTGGAGACCCTCAGGTCCCAGCTGGAGCAGGGCAAGATGGCAGGTGGAATAGTGTTGGACAAGGACGGAAGCGACAAGAGCAGAACATCTCCAGAGGTCAAGCTTCAAACTCTGATAAAAGCCTCCGCCATTCAGCCCCCCACTCTGCCTAACGGCATCGTAGTGAAGGTGAAGCAGGAGGTGGAGACTGACCAGGAGATGGAAGGAGTAGCAGAGGAGGCCCAGACAAAGACCCCAGCCCAGCCGATGCAGTGCTCTCAGGAGACTCTGCTCCGGCTGCAGCAGATTCATCGGCTGCAGGTTCAGCAAGctgaacagcagaaacagacgcTGCAGCAGGGTCAGGTGCAACAGCAGAAAGTGGCAGAGGCTAAGTCGAGCCCTCAAAaactacagcagcagaagaaagaagCCCAAATGCtgctccatcagcagcagcaactacAGCAACTTATCATACAGCAAACCCAACAGAAACAGCTCCAGGCCCAGCAGAAGTTAGCACAGCAGAAACTCGCCCAACAGAAACTCAGTCAACAGAAGCTGGTGCAGCAGAACCAGCTCAAACAAACTCAAGGGCATCAGCAGGGCCAGCAGAAGACCCAGCTTCAGCTGAAGCAGGTTCAGGTGCAGATCCAGAAGCCTGCAGTGAACCAAGCCCAGCAGAGGAAGCCGCTGAAGGctcagcagcggcagcagcagaggcagcagacgGCAGCGGTCACCACACAGCAG GTGGCTCCGGTCTTCATCAACCAACAGAACGGCACTCAGATCCACACTCAGGCCATTTCTTTAGACCTCCTCAAGGCAAATGGCACGCCAACACTGGTTACCGACAGCAACGGCAACCACTACCTGATCGCTCTCACCAGTGGAACCACAGATGGGCAGAACGGAGTGTCCTCATTGGCCAAAACCAACGGACGCATCACGCTGCAG AGATTGCAGTCAACTCCAAGTAAACTCCCCAGCActgacagccaatcaaaagAGCAGCCAGAGGCCGAGCCTGTGAGCCAACCAATCAGAAAG GGACAGAAGGCGGGACTGCACGTGGACACCAATTGCCTGCCGCAGACCAGCCTGTCAGTCACCGCTCCGCCCAATCTGCAGCCTTTCTTCGACGACATGTCAGACAGTGAAAGCCAAAGCAACTTCTCATCTCTCAAG agagaggaggtgtgtCCGCCTTACGACCGGCACACACTGttcacccctccctctcccaaAACCAACAcctcccttcctcctcagcGCTCCAAA caggagaATGGCGTGAACAGTCAGCAGATGGACGACCTGTTTGACATCCTGCTGAGGAGTGGAG AAATCCCTGGCTTCAAGGCCAACCCGGACCCTTCCCTCGCCCCTCTCCACTCTGACCCGCCCTCCCCATCTTCTCCGCCgtcccccctccacctctcccctccCACCCCTACGGAGCCCCTCGTCTCCCCCCAGCCTGCTGTGGGAGAGTCCTGCACAGGCAGCGGACGCCTGGAAGACTTCCTGGAGAGCACCACGGGCGCCCCGCTGCTGGGCATGGAGCCCGACGGCGGCCTGACGCTGATCGACGACTTTCACAGCCAAATGCTGAGCACGCCCAGCATCCTGGAccaccctccctctcccatGGACACATCCGACCTGGGCTTCTCCCCACATTCTACGGGGCTGGACTTTGGCGACCCCACCCTGGACAGCATGGACTGGCTGGATATCTCCATGGTGGGGAGCTCAAGCGGAGGGAACAGGGGCAGCGGGGcggggagaggtggaggaggaggaggaggaggagggccagCTGGTGACGGGGGGACGAGCCTGGCCCCGCTGGCGCCGCACACTCCGCCGAGCGTCTTCTCGACCGATTTTCTGGACAGCACGGACCTGCAGCTGCACTGGGAGTCGTGTCTGTAG